A stretch of the Capsicum annuum cultivar UCD-10X-F1 chromosome 10, UCD10Xv1.1, whole genome shotgun sequence genome encodes the following:
- the LOC107843581 gene encoding oxygen-evolving enhancer protein 2, chloroplastic, translating to MACSTQCFLHYHLLSKTPLVTLKGVSDLKPNKLVYLAQRDQQDNGNNVFVSRRLALTILFGAAAIGSKVSPADAAYGESANIFGKPKTNTDFLPYNGDGFKLQIPSKWNPSKEVEYPGQVLRYEDNFDSTTNVIVTITPTDKKSITDYGSPEQFLSQVDFLLGKQVYFGKTDAEGGFESDAVATANLLETSSATVGGKQYYYLSVLTRTADGDEGGKHQLITATVNDGKLYICKAQAGDKRWFKGARKFVENAASSFNLA from the exons ATGGCTTGCTCCACTCAATGTTTCTTGCACTATCATCTACTGTCTAAAACTCCCTTAGTAACATTGAAGGGTGTTTCAGACCTCAAGCCTAACAAATTGGTCTATCTTGCCCAAAGAGATCAACAAGATAATGGCAATAATGTTTTTGTCTCTCGTAGATTGGCTCTCACTATCCTCTTTGGTGCTGCTGCTATTGGTTCCAAAGTTTCCCCTGCTGATGCTGCTTATGGGGAATCTG CAAATATTTTTGGGAAGCCAAAGACAAACACCGATTTCTTGCCATACAACGGAGATGGATTCAAGCTGCAAATCCCATCCAAATGGAATCCCAGCAAGGAAGTAGAGTACCCTGGCCAAGTTCTCAGATATGAAGACAACTTTGATTCTACCACCAATGTTATTGTCACAATCACTCCAACAGACAAGAAGTCCATCACTGACTATGGCTCCCCAGAACAGTTCCTCTCTCAA GTGGACTTTCTACTGGGGAAACAAGTGTACTTTGGCAAAACTGATGCGGAG GGTGGATTTGAATCAGATGCAGTAGCCACTGCAAACTTATTGGAGACATCTAGTGCAACAGTGGGAGGGAAACAATATTACTACTTGTCTGTATTGACAAGAACTGCTGATGGAGATGAAGGTGGGAAGCATCAGTTAATCACAGCCACAGTAAATGATGGCAAACTTTACATTTGCAAAGCACAAGCTGGTGACAAGAGATGGTTCAAAGGAGCTAGAAAGTTTGTGGAAAATGCTGCAAGTTCCTTCAATCTTGCTTAA